The following are encoded in a window of Candidatus Alcyoniella australis genomic DNA:
- a CDS encoding glycosyltransferase family 39 protein: MNKGESPAATRIPWALIWTLLALTAYIFFFVTTFRSLGTQSDALKYASAARSLLRGDGAVTLMVHTISFSNVEPGTVREAASMLGPLPQYLWTMVLAVAFLVFGAADTTAAATCGLFYVLSVPLVFGIARRLFGLRAAHLAAALAILEANALYYSLSGMSESMFGLLLLLLVYALVRRSGAGWGLIAGLALGLIVYSREIGPLYALPLVLLVLSPATRRWQRIIGLLVGLLLVVGADRLSEPLRAYHWQGQARVRLVQPAPETAPQPTPRPTVQRDEPGDRSQPGPIVGFITRKLRHVIHTHSPLHPGHSYARGLEMEEGLLTTGEHVEAILYRARTFNLPLTLRSWFWSATNPLLLWAFWLAPFMLLRSREQLWPWLSTVGALLAVGAILQVLFVMERYYHPAILLMIVFAAGGFSRLAGLIKREGLRRAACVALVLAATFPWGITAGIERMGRFSDYQCRTLTMPDPEFYSRLGQSVAALTGPEEVGVSDTPWLVNWYGDRVCIWLPKDAETLELLMRRTNVDFMLLTFHLRGSLDLRSWEEWLQRASELDGKLDGFEFIRGLRIPGGRFWLFRSDVEYLDAPTGGGA; the protein is encoded by the coding sequence ATGAACAAGGGCGAATCTCCGGCAGCAACCCGCATTCCCTGGGCGCTGATCTGGACGCTGCTCGCGCTGACGGCCTACATCTTTTTCTTCGTCACGACCTTCCGTTCCCTGGGAACTCAATCCGATGCGCTGAAGTACGCCAGCGCCGCCCGTTCGCTGTTGCGCGGCGACGGCGCGGTGACCCTGATGGTCCACACGATATCGTTCAGCAACGTCGAACCTGGAACAGTTCGCGAGGCCGCGAGCATGCTCGGCCCGCTGCCGCAGTACCTGTGGACGATGGTCCTGGCCGTGGCGTTCCTGGTTTTCGGCGCGGCCGATACGACGGCCGCCGCGACCTGCGGGCTGTTCTACGTGCTCAGCGTGCCGCTGGTGTTCGGCATTGCCCGCAGGCTATTCGGCCTGCGCGCCGCGCATCTTGCGGCCGCACTGGCGATCCTCGAGGCCAACGCCTTGTACTACTCGCTCAGCGGCATGTCCGAGAGCATGTTCGGCTTGCTGTTGCTGCTGCTGGTCTACGCGCTGGTGCGGCGTAGCGGAGCGGGTTGGGGATTGATCGCGGGGTTGGCCCTGGGGCTGATTGTCTACTCGCGCGAGATCGGCCCGCTCTACGCGCTGCCGCTGGTACTGCTTGTGCTCAGCCCGGCGACGCGCCGTTGGCAGCGGATTATCGGACTGCTCGTGGGGCTGCTGCTGGTGGTGGGGGCCGACCGGCTGAGCGAACCGCTGCGCGCCTACCATTGGCAGGGACAGGCGCGCGTTCGGCTTGTCCAGCCCGCGCCCGAAACCGCACCGCAGCCCACGCCCCGGCCGACGGTCCAGCGTGACGAGCCCGGGGACCGATCGCAACCAGGGCCGATAGTCGGCTTTATCACGCGCAAGCTGCGCCACGTGATCCACACCCACTCGCCGCTCCACCCGGGCCACAGCTACGCCCGCGGACTGGAAATGGAAGAGGGCCTACTGACCACCGGCGAGCACGTCGAGGCGATTCTTTATCGCGCGCGTACCTTCAACCTGCCGCTGACACTCAGGTCCTGGTTTTGGAGCGCGACCAACCCGCTGCTGCTCTGGGCCTTCTGGTTGGCCCCGTTTATGTTGCTGCGCTCGCGCGAACAGCTTTGGCCCTGGCTCTCAACGGTCGGTGCGCTGCTGGCCGTGGGCGCGATACTGCAAGTGTTGTTCGTGATGGAGCGCTATTACCATCCCGCGATTCTGCTGATGATCGTCTTTGCGGCCGGCGGTTTTTCGCGGCTGGCAGGGCTGATCAAGCGTGAGGGTCTGCGGCGTGCGGCCTGCGTGGCGCTGGTGCTGGCCGCGACCTTCCCCTGGGGGATCACCGCCGGGATCGAACGCATGGGGCGGTTCAGCGATTATCAGTGCCGCACGCTGACAATGCCCGACCCAGAGTTCTACAGTCGGTTGGGCCAAAGCGTGGCCGCGCTGACCGGCCCTGAAGAGGTCGGGGTGAGCGACACGCCGTGGCTGGTCAACTGGTACGGCGACCGCGTCTGCATCTGGCTTCCCAAAGACGCGGAGACCCTCGAGCTGCTGATGCGGCGCACCAACGTTGATTTCATGCTGCTGACGTTCCATCTACGCGGCTCACTGGACCTGCGTTCTTGGGAGGAATGGCTCCAGCGCGCCTCTGAGCTCGACGGAAAGCTCGACGGCTTCGAGTTCATCCGCGGGCTGCGTATTCCCGGCGGACGCTTCTGGCTGTTCCGCTCGGACGTTGAGTACCTCGATGCTCCGACCGGCGGCGGGGCGTAG
- a CDS encoding alginate lyase family protein yields the protein MGLSRSMIKAMRRDPFSIPGVLMRRVNRRLVRRSILDGLLLVPQQSEAQLAKRLAVCAPLAGLGRDTAALERFYELFPERRARLMQQAQTLLAGQVELLGMMIAADDWHNDPLGKGRWDPTAEFDMPALKGRGDLRLVWELSRFHHGLRLAQAFRLTGDERFAQEFARLVLHWHEHNPLGRGINWSCPMEAAIRAINWLAAFNLIEGSAAADRLRGTLAARLIEHARFVLRWIEPPLGNHFLSDLLGLLLIDGSFEGHPEAAKIAGFARSRLQRELRQQIHADGSFAEGSTRYGDLVLEGFSLAALAMGSARPATWEKRLRSAASALIGLSNPSGALPQLGDNDSGCFLPLGEHPTLDARQNAALVAVMYRDPQLAPPMGPWWEKAVWLFGADALELADRAPDPDRDDHLLELPKAGWYTARISGAQLWVCCGPVGLRGLGAHAHNDKLGFELWAGGPLVRDPGTYLYTADRETRDEFRCTAAHATLIVDGLEQTPLPDEPFELSELARPRCLKFERSGNAALFVGEHYGYQQRLGVVHRRTLRFGPGRLEIEDRLQGGGEHGLRISLPLASGLEVELNGDTARIQGDGVRADVRGPADWRVERARYSPGYGRVEPALRLVCQLRRELPCDLSTVISWG from the coding sequence ATGGGACTGTCGCGCTCCATGATTAAGGCGATGCGGCGCGACCCGTTTTCGATTCCCGGAGTTTTAATGCGGCGCGTCAACCGGCGGCTGGTGCGGCGTTCGATTCTCGACGGATTGCTGCTCGTGCCGCAACAATCCGAGGCGCAACTGGCAAAACGGCTGGCCGTCTGCGCGCCGCTGGCCGGTCTTGGCCGCGACACAGCGGCCCTCGAACGCTTCTACGAGCTGTTCCCCGAGCGCCGCGCGCGGCTGATGCAACAGGCGCAAACCTTACTGGCGGGCCAGGTCGAGCTGCTTGGCATGATGATCGCCGCAGATGATTGGCACAACGACCCATTGGGTAAAGGCCGCTGGGATCCGACCGCCGAGTTCGACATGCCGGCGCTCAAGGGGCGCGGCGACCTGCGGCTGGTCTGGGAACTCAGCCGGTTTCACCACGGCCTGCGCCTGGCTCAGGCGTTTCGACTGACTGGCGACGAGCGCTTTGCCCAGGAATTCGCGAGGCTGGTGCTGCACTGGCACGAGCACAACCCCCTGGGACGCGGGATCAACTGGTCGTGTCCGATGGAGGCGGCGATCCGTGCGATCAACTGGCTGGCCGCATTCAATTTAATTGAGGGTTCGGCCGCGGCGGACCGGCTGCGCGGGACGCTGGCCGCCCGGCTGATCGAGCACGCGCGCTTTGTGCTGCGCTGGATCGAGCCGCCGCTTGGCAACCACTTCCTCTCCGATTTGCTGGGCCTGCTGTTGATCGACGGCTCGTTCGAGGGGCATCCCGAGGCCGCCAAGATCGCGGGCTTCGCACGATCGCGGTTGCAACGCGAGCTGCGGCAACAGATCCACGCTGACGGCTCGTTCGCCGAGGGCTCGACGCGCTATGGCGATCTGGTGCTTGAGGGATTTAGCCTCGCCGCACTGGCCATGGGGAGCGCGCGGCCGGCGACATGGGAGAAGCGATTGCGATCCGCTGCATCGGCGCTGATCGGACTGAGCAATCCGTCGGGCGCACTACCGCAACTTGGGGACAACGACTCGGGCTGCTTCCTGCCCCTGGGCGAGCATCCCACACTCGATGCGCGTCAAAACGCTGCCCTGGTTGCCGTGATGTATCGCGATCCGCAGCTTGCACCGCCGATGGGCCCGTGGTGGGAGAAGGCGGTCTGGCTGTTCGGTGCGGACGCTCTCGAGCTTGCCGACCGCGCGCCCGATCCGGATCGCGACGATCATCTGCTGGAATTGCCCAAGGCCGGATGGTACACGGCGCGCATCAGCGGCGCGCAACTTTGGGTGTGCTGCGGCCCGGTGGGGCTGCGCGGGCTGGGCGCGCACGCGCACAACGACAAGCTCGGGTTCGAGCTTTGGGCGGGCGGCCCGCTGGTGCGCGACCCGGGGACTTATCTGTACACGGCTGATCGTGAAACGCGTGACGAGTTCCGTTGCACTGCGGCCCACGCAACGCTGATTGTCGACGGATTGGAGCAGACGCCGCTGCCTGATGAGCCGTTCGAGCTGTCCGAACTGGCTCGGCCGCGTTGTCTGAAATTCGAGCGCAGCGGCAACGCGGCGCTGTTCGTGGGCGAGCACTACGGCTACCAGCAACGGCTGGGCGTGGTCCACCGGCGGACTCTGCGATTTGGTCCCGGTAGGCTTGAGATCGAGGATCGGTTGCAAGGCGGCGGCGAGCACGGGCTGCGGATCAGTCTGCCGCTGGCCTCCGGGCTCGAGGTCGAACTCAACGGCGATACGGCGAGAATTCAAGGGGATGGTGTGCGCGCTGATGTGCGCGGTCCCGCGGACTGGCGAGTGGAGCGGGCGCGCTATTCGCCGGGCTACGGCCGGGTTGAGCCTGCTCTGCGCCTGGTGTGCCAGCTGCGGCGCGAGCTGCCCTGCGATTTGTCCACGGTCATTTCCTGGGGCTGA
- the wecB gene encoding UDP-N-acetylglucosamine 2-epimerase (non-hydrolyzing) has translation MLLVFGTRPEAIKMMPLIKQGKLRGSEVEVRVALSAQHREMLDEVLELFDVEPHHDLDLMRAGQTPTEVTRRMLEKLPEVYRTERPDVVVVQGDTTTTFAAAYAAFLEHIPVAHVEAGLRTGDLTAPFPEEANRKLTSSITTFHFPPTELSKRNLLAEGYDPQSIWVTGNTVIDTLLDVVERTDLPEPEIPGGINGRLILVTAHRRESFGEPIRGVFNALKQLAARFADDTLVYPVHPNPNIKVPAEEILSGLPNVRLIAPVGYTSLVCLMRRAALVLTDSGGIQEEAPSLGVPVLVLRETTERPEGVYAGTVKLVGTDPQKILDQAGILLTDSEAHAAMAKAANPYGDGHAAERIIDVLTRWYSRTSGGK, from the coding sequence ATGCTGCTTGTTTTCGGCACCCGGCCAGAGGCGATCAAAATGATGCCTCTGATTAAACAGGGAAAGCTGCGTGGCTCCGAGGTCGAAGTGCGTGTGGCGCTGAGCGCCCAGCACCGTGAGATGCTCGACGAGGTGCTCGAGCTGTTCGACGTCGAGCCGCACCACGACCTGGACCTGATGCGCGCGGGCCAGACGCCGACCGAGGTCACGCGGCGGATGCTCGAGAAACTGCCCGAAGTCTACCGGACCGAACGTCCCGACGTGGTGGTCGTACAGGGCGACACGACCACGACTTTTGCCGCGGCCTATGCGGCTTTTCTCGAGCACATCCCCGTGGCGCACGTCGAGGCCGGTCTGCGCACCGGAGATCTGACCGCGCCGTTTCCCGAGGAGGCCAACCGCAAGCTGACCTCGTCGATTACGACTTTCCATTTTCCGCCGACCGAGCTCTCCAAACGCAACCTGCTCGCTGAGGGCTACGACCCGCAATCGATCTGGGTCACCGGCAACACGGTGATCGACACGCTGCTCGACGTGGTGGAGCGGACCGATTTGCCCGAGCCGGAAATTCCCGGCGGCATCAATGGCCGGCTGATTTTGGTCACGGCCCACCGCCGCGAGAGTTTCGGCGAGCCGATCCGCGGGGTGTTCAACGCGCTAAAGCAGCTCGCCGCGCGCTTTGCCGACGACACGCTGGTCTACCCGGTGCATCCCAACCCCAACATCAAGGTTCCGGCCGAGGAGATCCTCTCGGGACTGCCCAACGTGCGGCTGATCGCGCCGGTGGGTTACACCAGCCTGGTTTGCCTGATGCGCCGCGCCGCGCTGGTTCTCACCGACTCCGGCGGGATTCAGGAGGAGGCGCCGAGCCTGGGCGTGCCGGTGTTGGTGCTGCGCGAGACCACCGAACGGCCCGAGGGGGTCTACGCGGGCACCGTCAAGCTGGTGGGCACCGACCCGCAAAAGATCCTCGACCAAGCGGGAATCCTGCTAACCGACTCCGAGGCCCACGCGGCGATGGCCAAGGCGGCCAACCCCTACGGCGACGGCCACGCGGCCGAGCGGATCATCGACGTGCTGACGCGCTGGTATTCCCGGACCAGCGGCGGTAAATGA
- a CDS encoding nucleotide sugar dehydrogenase, with protein sequence MIRPMEKVCVVGLGYIGLPTASIMAANGQRVVGVDVDPAIVDRLSKGSVHIEERGLRTLVSAAISSGMFTVSPEPVQADAFILAVPTPVDDESRADLSHLRDAAESIAQVLKHGDLVVVESTVPPGTTRELVAPILSHRGLEPGRDFLLAHCPERVLPGSILRELVQNDRIIGGFDDASSQRARELYREWVEGEILLTSLEVAEAVKLIENASRDVAVAFANEVAQICAEVGVDPREAIALANRHPRVKILKPGPGVGGHCIPVDPWFLIQAAPRQSRLLKAARQVNDARPLALAKLIGHSLRRRKEPKVVIFGVAYKANVDDTRMSPAIKVIEQLERAHIEYAVYDPHVKNFPHDTGLLEEAVRRADLAVVLAGHDEFRYFDPERIGSLMRTRRLIDSTGVLSVEAWAEAGFEIIEF encoded by the coding sequence ATGATTCGTCCCATGGAAAAAGTCTGCGTTGTCGGTCTGGGATATATCGGTCTTCCCACGGCGAGCATCATGGCCGCCAACGGCCAGCGCGTGGTCGGCGTGGACGTCGATCCGGCGATCGTTGACCGGCTGTCCAAGGGCAGCGTGCACATCGAGGAGCGCGGGCTGCGCACCCTGGTCAGCGCTGCGATCAGTTCGGGAATGTTCACTGTCTCGCCCGAGCCGGTGCAGGCCGACGCGTTCATTCTGGCGGTGCCCACTCCTGTGGACGATGAAAGCCGCGCCGACCTGAGCCATCTGCGCGACGCGGCCGAGTCGATCGCGCAGGTGCTCAAGCACGGCGACCTGGTAGTGGTCGAGTCCACGGTTCCGCCGGGGACTACCCGTGAGTTGGTGGCGCCGATTCTCAGCCACCGCGGTTTGGAGCCCGGCCGCGACTTTCTGCTCGCCCACTGCCCCGAGCGCGTGCTGCCCGGATCGATCCTGCGCGAACTGGTGCAGAACGATCGGATCATCGGCGGATTCGACGACGCGTCGTCCCAGCGGGCTCGTGAGCTCTACCGTGAATGGGTCGAGGGCGAGATCCTACTGACTTCCCTTGAGGTGGCCGAGGCGGTCAAGCTGATCGAGAACGCCAGCCGCGACGTGGCCGTGGCCTTTGCCAACGAGGTGGCGCAGATCTGCGCCGAGGTCGGCGTGGATCCGCGCGAGGCCATCGCCCTGGCCAACCGCCATCCGCGGGTGAAAATTCTCAAGCCGGGACCGGGCGTGGGCGGCCACTGCATCCCGGTCGACCCCTGGTTTCTGATCCAGGCCGCGCCGCGCCAATCGCGGCTTTTAAAGGCCGCCCGGCAGGTCAATGACGCGCGGCCGCTGGCCCTGGCCAAGCTGATCGGGCACAGCCTGCGACGCCGCAAAGAGCCCAAGGTCGTGATCTTCGGCGTGGCCTACAAGGCCAACGTCGACGACACGCGGATGAGCCCGGCAATCAAGGTGATCGAACAGCTCGAGCGGGCGCACATCGAGTACGCGGTCTACGATCCGCACGTCAAGAACTTCCCACACGACACCGGCCTGCTCGAGGAAGCGGTGCGCCGCGCCGACCTGGCCGTGGTGCTCGCCGGGCACGACGAGTTCCGCTACTTCGACCCCGAGCGCATCGGCAGTCTGATGCGCACTCGTAGGCTGATCGACTCCACGGGCGTGCTCAGCGTCGAGGCCTGGGCCGAGGCGGGCTTCGAGATCATCGAGTTCTGA
- a CDS encoding glycosyltransferase family A protein: MVKLSIIVCTYNRSALLERCLLSLIVAQQKRPFELLVIDNNSTDDTATVIQRLAARAQQADIALRWFNEPEQGLSAARNRGFHEAAGAFVAYLDDDAFVDQHWIERALEMIHGLEPDVLLLGAKVTPEPGFAAPEWMPDALVRKPPADLDERFVVADQARSLIAGSNMIFRKHALERLGGFDPQLGRIADRQRAAEETELFYRLERIGRMRYTPRLVVFHPAVITDLTVGKVLERGWYAGLTEPRKRLASKRSGLRMIDVLCWANSARYLLLAALLVLRWGGVRRKPVVEALFNAAQMAGLFVGNLRAVPSRLSPRK; the protein is encoded by the coding sequence ATGGTCAAGCTGAGCATAATCGTATGCACCTACAACCGCAGTGCGCTGCTCGAGCGCTGCCTGCTCTCGTTGATCGTTGCACAACAAAAGCGACCCTTCGAGCTGCTGGTGATCGACAACAACTCCACGGACGACACCGCGACCGTGATACAGCGCCTGGCAGCTCGCGCGCAGCAGGCGGACATCGCGCTGCGCTGGTTCAACGAGCCCGAGCAGGGTCTGTCTGCGGCGCGCAATCGCGGCTTTCACGAGGCGGCCGGAGCGTTCGTGGCCTATTTGGACGACGACGCGTTCGTGGACCAACACTGGATCGAACGGGCCTTGGAAATGATCCACGGTTTGGAGCCCGACGTGCTGCTGCTGGGCGCCAAGGTCACGCCCGAGCCCGGCTTCGCAGCGCCGGAGTGGATGCCCGACGCGCTGGTGCGCAAGCCGCCGGCTGACCTTGACGAACGTTTTGTCGTCGCGGACCAGGCGCGCTCGCTGATCGCCGGCTCCAACATGATCTTCCGCAAGCACGCCCTGGAACGCCTCGGCGGGTTCGACCCGCAGCTGGGGAGAATCGCGGACCGCCAGCGCGCTGCCGAGGAGACCGAGCTGTTCTATCGTCTCGAGCGCATCGGCCGCATGCGCTACACGCCGCGGCTGGTGGTGTTTCACCCGGCGGTAATCACCGATCTAACCGTGGGTAAGGTGCTCGAGCGCGGCTGGTACGCCGGGCTGACCGAGCCGCGCAAACGTCTGGCGAGCAAACGCTCCGGGCTGCGGATGATCGACGTGCTGTGCTGGGCCAACTCCGCGCGCTATCTGCTGCTGGCCGCGCTGCTGGTGCTGCGCTGGGGCGGGGTGCGGCGCAAGCCGGTGGTCGAGGCGCTGTTCAACGCCGCGCAGATGGCCGGACTGTTTGTGGGCAACCTGCGCGCAGTACCCAGCCGACTCAGCCCCAGGAAATGA
- a CDS encoding SGNH/GDSL hydrolase family protein: MPIGNLLLIAALAALGLLESAILSRRGRVRFGRSLLVFLAHFSPAIVGALLLPSVNENSHQLRILLLLLAVSVCLHAGWFASQRISLKLTRLRYTLAATGLLIVALAYLIELPPWLITAAMLGGLFAISTELHGIVSDRFHSPTPNLVALAAALAFIVLLDAGLAHSFWRWDLRLFGPGPGFTSDAAIRSSMGKPFLPPRDSQGQSIALEPGDGLRILLIGGSSAAGCCTEQRQQTMQGQLELALQERGLDAEVLNGAWDGYVSHYMVLDAIEGYRRLEPDLVLMYLGANDNGLIDTLGERYDEKDYGPALQWLRHRPFYQLLNSLLVKLRRGGRPREPIPAVSEQIFVDNLRTLRRIYGELGAQSLLFIEAIAEPRSLAYEQRVLTATEAAGVEAVDAHRMLRETYTAAGDYMNDDVHPNTLGHWSVAMIMLGELDARGLLPTNADTAGGQR; this comes from the coding sequence ATGCCGATAGGCAACCTGCTGCTGATCGCGGCACTGGCCGCGTTGGGCCTGCTCGAATCAGCGATCCTCAGCCGCCGAGGTCGCGTGAGATTCGGCCGATCGCTGCTGGTATTTCTAGCGCACTTCAGCCCGGCGATAGTCGGCGCGCTGCTGTTGCCCTCAGTGAACGAGAACTCCCACCAACTGCGGATCCTGCTGCTACTACTGGCGGTCTCGGTCTGCCTGCACGCGGGCTGGTTCGCCTCGCAACGCATCTCGCTGAAGCTGACCCGGCTGCGATACACACTGGCCGCGACCGGACTGCTGATCGTAGCCCTGGCATATTTGATCGAGCTGCCGCCGTGGCTGATTACCGCGGCGATGCTCGGCGGATTGTTCGCGATCTCAACCGAGCTGCACGGCATCGTCTCGGACCGCTTTCACTCACCTACTCCTAATCTTGTTGCACTGGCCGCGGCCCTGGCGTTCATCGTGTTGCTCGACGCGGGATTGGCCCACTCGTTCTGGCGCTGGGATTTGCGGCTGTTCGGGCCGGGACCAGGATTCACCTCGGACGCCGCGATCCGCAGCAGCATGGGCAAACCGTTTCTTCCACCGCGCGACTCGCAAGGACAATCGATCGCACTCGAACCGGGCGACGGCCTGCGCATCCTGCTGATCGGCGGGTCGTCGGCAGCCGGGTGCTGCACCGAGCAACGGCAACAGACCATGCAGGGACAGCTCGAGCTGGCGCTGCAGGAGCGCGGTCTGGACGCCGAGGTGCTCAACGGCGCGTGGGATGGCTACGTTTCGCACTACATGGTGCTTGACGCCATTGAAGGCTACCGCAGGCTGGAACCCGACCTGGTGCTGATGTACCTCGGCGCCAACGACAACGGACTGATCGACACCTTGGGCGAGCGCTACGACGAAAAGGATTACGGCCCAGCCTTGCAGTGGCTGCGCCACAGGCCTTTCTATCAACTGCTCAACAGCCTGCTGGTCAAGCTGCGCCGCGGCGGACGGCCGCGCGAGCCGATCCCCGCGGTCTCCGAACAGATCTTCGTCGACAACCTGCGCACGTTACGCCGGATCTACGGCGAACTCGGCGCGCAATCCTTGCTGTTTATCGAGGCGATCGCCGAGCCGCGCTCCCTGGCCTACGAACAGCGCGTGCTGACCGCGACTGAGGCTGCCGGTGTTGAGGCTGTTGACGCCCACCGTATGCTGCGCGAGACCTATACCGCGGCCGGGGATTACATGAACGACGACGTGCATCCCAACACCCTGGGCCATTGGTCGGTGGCGATGATCATGCTCGGCGAACTCGATGCGCGCGGCCTGCTACCCACAAACGCCGATACTGCCGGAGGACAACGATGA